GGAAAAGGTGGTGCACAAAGGGCGTTTGCAACCGGGGCGCATGTTGCTGGTGGACACGGAGCTGGGGCGGCTGGTGGCCGATGAGGAAATTAAGCGGCAAATTGCCACCGCCTACCCATACCGCCAGTGGCTGGACAAGCATCTGGTGAAACTGGATGACCTGCCGGCGGCGCCACCACCCCCGGCGCCGGACCACCAAACCATTCTGCAGCGGCAGGTTGCGTTTGGATATACTTACGAGGACGAGCGTTTTATTCTGGCCCCCATGGCCAAAGATGGGGTGGAGCCGCTGGGTTCGATGGGGACCGATACGCCGCTGGCGGTGCTGAGCAACAAACCACAACTGCTCTACAATTACTTCAAGCAGTTGTTTGCGCAGGTGACCAACCCGCCGATTGATTACCTGCGCGAGGCCATCGTCACGGCGACGGATACCACTTTGGGCTCGGAGCGCAATCTGCTGCGGGCGGAGCCGGGCAGTTGCCATTTCATCTGGCTGCCCACGCCCATTGTGGACAATGACGAACTGGCCCAAATCAAGAACCTGAACAGCCACGGGTTCAAGTCAGCGGTACTGCCAATTCTTTATCCGGTGGCCGAGGGCGGGCCAGGGCTGGCCAAGGCGGTGGAGCAGCTTTGCCGACAGGCCGAGGCGGCCATTCAGAATGGAGTGAACGTGCTCATCCTCTCGGATCGGGGAATAGACCGGGAGCATGCTGCCATTCCAGCCTTGTTGGCGGTATCGGGTTTGCATCACCACCTCATTCGCGAAGGATTGCGGACGCGGGCCAGTCTGGTGCTTGAATCGGGCGAGCCGCGGGAGGTGCATCATTTTGCGCTGCTGATTGGCTACGGAGTGAGCGCCATCAATCCGTATCTGGCCTTTGAGACGCTGGACGACATGATTCGGGACGGCGTATTGAATGGTTTGGACCACGAAAAGGCCGTCAAGAATTACATCAAGGCGGTGGTCAAAGGGGTGCTCAAGGTCATCTCCAAGATGGGCATCTCGACGATCCAGAGTTATCGCGGGGCGCAGATATTCGAGGCCATCGGCTTGAGCCAGGAGTTTGTGGACAAATATTTCACGTGGACCTCTTCGCGCATTGAGGGCATTGGTTTGGACGAGGTGGCCGAGGAAGTCCGGCTGCGGCATGAGCGGGCATTTCCGCCGATTCCGATCCAAGATTACACGCTGGATCCCGGCGGGCAGTATCAGTGGCGCAGCGACGGTGAATTCCATCTGTTCAATCCGGTGACGGTGCACAAGCTGCAGCAGGCGGTGCGGAACAACAGTTATGAAATGTTCCGGGAGTACTCCGCCGCCGTGAATCAACAGGCGAAAAACCTGTGCACGTTGCGCGGTTTGTTCAGCTTCAAGTTTGCGCCGCAGATTGTGCCGCTGGAGGAGGTGGAGTCCGTGGAATCCATCATGCGGCGGTTCAAGAGCGGCGCGATGTCCTATGGCTCCATCAGTCAGGAGGCGCATGAGACGCTGGCGATTGCGATGAACCGCATTGGGGGCAAGAGCAACACCGGTGAAGGCGGTGAGGACCCGGCGCGTTATGTGCCGCTGCCGAATGGGGATTCCAAAAACAGCGCCATCAAGCAGGTGGCGTCCGGGCGTTTTGGGGTGACCAGTTTGTATCTGGTCAACGCCAAGGAACTGCAAATCAAAATGGCCCAAGGGGCCAAGCCGGGAGAGGGCGGACAGTTGCCGGGGCACAAGGTCTATCCGTGGATAGCCAAGACGCGCCATGCCACGCCGGGGGTGGGGTTGATTTCGCCTCCGCCACATCATGACATCTACTCCATCGAGGATTTGGCGCAACTGATTTACGATTTGAAAAATGCCAACCATCATGCGCGCATCAGTGTGAAGCTCGTGGCGGAAGTGGGCGTGGGGACCGTGGCCGCCGGCGTGGCCAAGGCGCATGCGGACGTGGTGCTGATCAGCGGCCATGATGGTGGCACCGGCGCCTCGCCGCTGACCTCGATTAAACATGCGGGGGGTCCGTGGGAACTGGGGCTGGCGGAGACGCATCAGACTCTGGTGCTCAATGGGCTGCGGAGCCGGATTGCCGTGGAGGTGGACGGGCAGCTCAAAACGGGGCGCGATGTGGTAATTGGCGCATTGCTGGGGGCGGAGGAATTTGGTTTTGCCACGGCGCCGCTGGTGAGCATGGGTTGCATTATGATGCGGGTGTGCCACAAGAACACGTGCCCGGTGGGCGTGGCCACGCAGGATCCGCGGCTGCGGAAGAACTTCACCGGCAAACCGGAATACGTGGTGAATTTCATGCGTTTTGTGGCGATGGAAGTGCGGGAGCTGATGGCACAGTTGGGTTTCCGCACCTTTGATGAAATGGTGGGGCGGGTGGACCGGCTGGAGGTCAAGCGGGCAGTGGACCATTGGAAGGCCAAGGGGCTGGACTTTTCCCGTCTGTTCCATCAATCCAAGGCGGCTGCCGACCACGAGCGTTATTGCCAGATTACGCAAAACCATGGGTTGGAGCAGAGCATGGATTATCAAATGTTGCTGCGTCTGTGCGAGCCGGCGCTGGCGCATGGTGAGAGGGTGCGGGCCGTGCTGCCCATCCGCAACAGCAATCGCGCGGTGGGCACGATGCTGGGCAGCGAGGTGACCCGCCGGTATGGCGGCGATGGATTGCCGGAGGACACCATCCATCTGCATTTCAAGGGTTCCGCGGGGCAGAGTTTTGGCGCCTTCATGCCGCGGGGCATCACCTTTGAGCTGGAAGGTGATGCGAATGACTACGTGGGCAAGGGGTTGTCGGGAGCGCGGTTGGTGGTGTATCCCCCCAAGGGTTCGGTGTTCCGCCCGGAGGAAAACATCATCATCGGGAACGTGGCCCTTTACGGGGCCACCAGCGGCGAATTGTTTGTCTGCGGCGTGGCGGGCGAGCGTTTTGCCGTGCGTAACAGCGGCGCGGTCGCCGTGGTGGAAGGCATCGGCGACCACGGCTGCGAGTATATGACCGGGGGTCTGGTGGTGGTGTTGGGGCAGACTGGCCGGAATTTCGCGGCGGGCATGTCCGGCGGGGTGGCGTACGTGTTGGATGAAGGCGGGCCATTCCAGCGCACCTGCAACCGGGAGATGGTTTCTCTGGTGAAACCCGACGAGGAAGATTTGGAGACGGTGCGGGGATTGATTGAGCGGCATGTGGCGCTGACGCGGAGTCCGCGCGGGCAGGAGATTCTGAATCAATGGGAACAAATGGCGCCACGTTTCATCAAGGTGTTGCCGAATGATTATGCGCGCGTGCTCAAGGCGATGCGCAAGGTCAAGGAAGCCGGGCTGACTGGTGAGGAAGCCGTCATGGCGGCCTTTGAAGAGAACATCCGTGACGTGGCCCGCGTGGGCGGGGGCTAAGCTGCCGGCGGCAAGCAAATTAGCAGACAATCCATCAACACCGAGAGATTTACACCATGGGCAAGCCAACTGGATTTCTTGAGTTTGTGCGTGAATTGCCACCGGAGGTGCCACCCCTGGAGCGCATTCGCAACTGGGATGAATTCCATTTGCCGTTTCCGGAGGAAAAATTGCGAGACCAGGGAGCGCGGTGCATGGACTGCGGCACGCCGTTTTGTCACACCGGCATGCTGCTGGCCGGCATGGCCTCCGGGTGCCCGATCAACAACCTGATTCCGGAGTGGAATGATTTGGTTTATCGCGGGCTGTGGAAGGAAGCCTTGCAGCGCCTGCACAAGACCAACAACTTTCCGGAGTTCACCGGCCGCGTTTGTCCGGCGCCGTGTGAAGGGGCATGTGTGCTGGGCATCATTGAGCCGCCGGTGACCATTAAAAGCATTGAGTGCGCCATTGCCGACAAGGGTTTCGACATGGGGTGGATCACCCCCGAGCCGCCACCGCGCCGCACGGGCAAAAAGGTGGCGGTGGTGGGTTCTGGCCCGGCGGGGCTTGCGGCGGCCGCCCAGTTGAACAAGGCTGGGCATACGGTCACGGTTTTTGAGCGGGCGGACCGGATTGGCGGATTGCTCATGTACGGCATCCCCAACATGAAGCTCGACAAGCGCGTGGTGCAACGGCGGGTGGATTTGATGGCGCGCGAGGGAGTTAGTTTTGTCACCAACACCGAGGTGGGGCGCAATTATCCGGCAGAAAAGTTGTTGCGCGAGTTCGACGCCGTCATCCTGTGTTGCGGGGCCACCAAGCCGCGGGATTTGCCCATTGAGGGGCGGCAGCTTAAAGGGGTGCACTTTGCGATGGAGTATTTGACCGCCAACACGCGCAGCCTGCTCGACTCGCAGCATCAGGATGGGCGGTTTATTTCGGCACGCGACAAGGATGTCATTGTGATTGGGGGCGGGGACACGGGCACTGACTGCGTGGGCACGGCCATTCGGCAGGGCTGCAAGAGTGTGTTGCAACTGGAAATTCTGCCGCGCCCGCTGGACCAGCGTCCGGCGGATAATCCGTGGCCGCAATGGCCGAAGACATTCAAAGTGGATTACGGGCAGGAAGAAGCCGCCGCCCTCAGCGGGGAGGACCCGCGCAAGTTCCGCATTACGGCCACCAAGTTCCTGGGGGATGAGCATGGGGCGGTGCGCGGGGTGCGCACGGTGTTGGTGGATTGGAAGAAGGATGAGCAAGGGCGCATGGTGCCGCAGCCGATTCCCGGCACGGAGCATACGTACCCGGCGCAACTGGTGTTGCTGGCCATGGGCTTCCTGGGGCCCGAGGATGGCTTGATTCAACAGCTTGGGCTGGACCGCGATGCCCGCTCCAATGTCAAGGCGGAGCACGGCAAGTTTGCCACCAATGTACGGGGGGTGTTTGTGGCTGGCGACATGCGCCGTGGACAGAGCCTGGTGGTATGGGCGATTAACGAGGGGCGGGGCGCCGCGCGCGAGTGTGATCGCTATCTCATGGGCAAGACGGTATTGCCTTAATAATCCCTACAAGTTGAGCGAGCGTGGCCGCGGCTGGCGTGTGTCAGGGGCGGCCTGCCTGAGCGGCCAAGATTATTTACTGCTTTGAACCCTGGCAGCACCGCCGGGGTGGTCCGGTCTCATCAAACGTTGCCATAGCCATTCCAAGCCTTTGGCCTTGGCCAGGCCATGCAGGGATTGCAGGAGGGCATCGGTGGTTTGCAGGTGGGTTTGCACCCAGTCTTCCACCTGCAACTGGTAATAGCCGCGTGTTTCTGCCTGGCGCAGGCTGCTGTACCGCATGCGGCTCCAGCTCAACACCAGGGTTTCGATGCCGGCAAACTCCAGCGGTTTTTTCTCTGTGCCAGCCTGGGCGCCGGTTTTTGCGGCTGCCTTGGTGATGCGTTCGCGCACGGTTTCCAAATTCAAGCGTCCGTCGGCGCCTTCCACGACATGGAGTTCAGCAATGTTCAGGCGCAAGACTTTGAAACGAAGCTGGCGCCGCAGCAACGCGCCCCGGTCGTATTCCACCCACACTTCTGGAATGCTCAGGCAGGGGGTCCCGCCATGGGTGGCCGAGTTATACAGCAACACATTTTCCATCCGCAGGGTGGGCCGCAGCCAGCCCACTTCCATGCGGCCAATGCTGGCATGGAGGCCGGACCACTCCTCCAGCCGTTTTTCCGTCATTTCCTTGGATATTTGATCCATCATCAGCCAGAGTCCCAAGAGCAGGAGCAAGGCCACCACCAGAAGTCGGAAACACCATCGCGTCAGCCAGCGTATCATCGGAGCATCAAATCTTCGGGGCGGACATCCAGGCATTCATCGTGGTCTTCCCAGACCACCGCCGGATAAAGCGCGAGCAGTTGGGGCAAAACCTCCCGGTGAAGTTGAAGCAACAAATCCCGAGCCGCTTCAAAAGCGCGGTCAAGCTCGTCCTCGTAATTGGCCACGCGTTGTTGTTGTGCCTGCTCCCAGTGCGCCACCTGATGGACCGGCGCGTAAGTCTGGCACCACAACAGGATGGATTGGGTGAGTTCCGCCGGCAGTTCTTCCAGCGTCACGGCCGTTTCTCCGCAATGCAGGCACAGCAGGCCGGTTTCCTTGACATCGCGGGTGAACATGGGCACCAGGGGCGCCCGGCAGCAGGTGGCTTCGTTGTAGGGGGCGGGGCGATTGGTCAATCGCTTGAGCCAGATTTGGCGCTCGTGGGCCACCATGCTCGCGACGCGGTAGGCGCTGACCAGGGGATGCGAGGCGCGCCAGATTTTGCCGGTAAGCTGCCCCAGCGTTTGCGCCAGCCAGCGAGCCAAGGTTAAATCGTCAAACTCCCGGAAGACGAGCGCATACTCCTGCCACAATTGATCCAGTGCAGCATCGTCATGTGCTTGCATCCAGTTCATGATGAACTTCGCGGTCTAAAACTCAAGCTTCCAGTTGGTTGGGAAGGTGGAGGTGACCTGATGTGGTGGACAGAAGTGGGCGGACAGGGTACAAGCAAAACCATGAGCCGCATTGCAATCCCTCAGGTGGTGGTGTGTTGGTGTTTTTGGGTGGTTTGGTGTTGTGTCGGACTGCCGTTGGAAGCGGCGGAAGTGAAGGCTCCGCCGCCCGGCAATGTGTATTTGGCGGGGGAGGAGGTGGTAGTGCCGGTGCCGGGTGGGGGAGAGGGATGGGAGTTGCTCAGTTACCGCGATGAGAGCCGCGTGCCGGTCACTCTTCAAGGAGGCCGGGCTGTGCTGGGGCGTTTGCCGGTGGGTTTTTATCGTTTGCGCGCGAGCAACGCTGCGCCGGGGGTGTGGATTTCGCTGGCCGTCATAGAGCCCCTCAAAAGTCCCACTCCGGCCCGTTCGCCCATAGCACTCGATGTCGCCATGGCCTGGTTTTATCCGCCGGAGAAAATGGAGGCTGCGGCCCGTTTATGCGCCCTGGCGGGGGTGAACTGGGTGCGGGACCGGATGACGTGGCGCGAGCTGGAGCCGGAGCGCGGGAGGTTTGCGGCTGCCACACGCTATGATGTGAGTGCGCGGGCGCAGGCTGGGGCCGGGTTGCGGGTGTTGCAGGTGCATCATCATTCGCCGGAATGGGCCAACCCGGTGACGAAACGTTTTCCGTTAGATTTGCGCGATGCGTATCGCTTCCAGCGGGAGCTGGCGCAGCGTTGGCGGGGTCAGGTGCTGGCCTTTGAGCCGTGGAATGAGGCGGATATTGACGTGTTTGGCGGGCACACCGGCAGCGAAATGGCTTCGTTGCAAAAGGCGGCTTATCTGGGCATGAAAGCCGGCAATCCGCAGGTGATTGCCTGCCTGAACGTGTGGGCGCATCATCGTCCGGCCCAGTTGGAGGATTTCCATGCCAATGCCGCGTGGCCGTATTATGACACGTACAATTTTCATCATTATGAACCGTATGACCGCTATCCGGCTGTGTACGCGGATCACCGGGCGGTGAGCGGCGGCCGGCCGCTGTGGATCACGGAATGCGCCATGCCGGTGAAATGGGCGGGGGACCCCGCTTTGAAGGAATTGCCGGATGAAAACTTGTGGGATCAGTCCGAGCGGCTGGTGAAAACTTTTGCGGCTGCCTTGCACGAAAATCCAGCCATGGTGTTTTATTTTTTGCTGCCGCACTACGTGGAGGGGCAAACCCAATTTGGCATTGTGCGCCCAGACCTTTCGCCGCGGCCTGCGTATGTTTCGCTGGCGGCGGTGGGAAGGTTGCTGGCGGAGGCGCGGCCGCTGGGGCGCTTAAGCAACGGCCCCACCAATGTGGTGGCCTACCTGTTCAAGGCGCGGCCAGAGGGCAGGGAGCGCGAGATTCTGGTGGCGTGGACACGCAGCGGTGAGACGCCGCTGGC
This is a stretch of genomic DNA from Fontisphaera persica. It encodes these proteins:
- the gltB gene encoding glutamate synthase large subunit, which gives rise to MSNRTATETAELQEQRPPGRQGLYDPQYEHDACGVGFVVHVKGRRSHEIIEQALQILINLRHRGACGCEDNTGDGAGILIQMPHEFLAEACAEAGIRLPKPGHYGAGNVFLPVDAAERRRAKERCEQIIREEGQELLGWRRVPVNNGSLGATARAGEPVIEQLYIGRSPKLADPMAFERKLYVIRRRLENAIRYGTPGGSAFYVCSLSYKTLVYKGMLMSEQLGEYYPELADPAMRSALALVHSRFSTNTFPSWDRAHPYRYISHNGEINTLRGNINWMHARQAMMESEVFGEDLKKLLPIICQDGSDSAMFDNCLELLVLAGRPLPHAVMMMIPEPWQNHETMDPEKRAFYEYHRCLMEPWDGPASISFTDGIRIGAVLDRNGLRPSRYYVTTDDLVIMASEVGVLNIPPEKVVHKGRLQPGRMLLVDTELGRLVADEEIKRQIATAYPYRQWLDKHLVKLDDLPAAPPPPAPDHQTILQRQVAFGYTYEDERFILAPMAKDGVEPLGSMGTDTPLAVLSNKPQLLYNYFKQLFAQVTNPPIDYLREAIVTATDTTLGSERNLLRAEPGSCHFIWLPTPIVDNDELAQIKNLNSHGFKSAVLPILYPVAEGGPGLAKAVEQLCRQAEAAIQNGVNVLILSDRGIDREHAAIPALLAVSGLHHHLIREGLRTRASLVLESGEPREVHHFALLIGYGVSAINPYLAFETLDDMIRDGVLNGLDHEKAVKNYIKAVVKGVLKVISKMGISTIQSYRGAQIFEAIGLSQEFVDKYFTWTSSRIEGIGLDEVAEEVRLRHERAFPPIPIQDYTLDPGGQYQWRSDGEFHLFNPVTVHKLQQAVRNNSYEMFREYSAAVNQQAKNLCTLRGLFSFKFAPQIVPLEEVESVESIMRRFKSGAMSYGSISQEAHETLAIAMNRIGGKSNTGEGGEDPARYVPLPNGDSKNSAIKQVASGRFGVTSLYLVNAKELQIKMAQGAKPGEGGQLPGHKVYPWIAKTRHATPGVGLISPPPHHDIYSIEDLAQLIYDLKNANHHARISVKLVAEVGVGTVAAGVAKAHADVVLISGHDGGTGASPLTSIKHAGGPWELGLAETHQTLVLNGLRSRIAVEVDGQLKTGRDVVIGALLGAEEFGFATAPLVSMGCIMMRVCHKNTCPVGVATQDPRLRKNFTGKPEYVVNFMRFVAMEVRELMAQLGFRTFDEMVGRVDRLEVKRAVDHWKAKGLDFSRLFHQSKAAADHERYCQITQNHGLEQSMDYQMLLRLCEPALAHGERVRAVLPIRNSNRAVGTMLGSEVTRRYGGDGLPEDTIHLHFKGSAGQSFGAFMPRGITFELEGDANDYVGKGLSGARLVVYPPKGSVFRPEENIIIGNVALYGATSGELFVCGVAGERFAVRNSGAVAVVEGIGDHGCEYMTGGLVVVLGQTGRNFAAGMSGGVAYVLDEGGPFQRTCNREMVSLVKPDEEDLETVRGLIERHVALTRSPRGQEILNQWEQMAPRFIKVLPNDYARVLKAMRKVKEAGLTGEEAVMAAFEENIRDVARVGGG
- a CDS encoding glutamate synthase subunit beta, whose product is MGKPTGFLEFVRELPPEVPPLERIRNWDEFHLPFPEEKLRDQGARCMDCGTPFCHTGMLLAGMASGCPINNLIPEWNDLVYRGLWKEALQRLHKTNNFPEFTGRVCPAPCEGACVLGIIEPPVTIKSIECAIADKGFDMGWITPEPPPRRTGKKVAVVGSGPAGLAAAAQLNKAGHTVTVFERADRIGGLLMYGIPNMKLDKRVVQRRVDLMAREGVSFVTNTEVGRNYPAEKLLREFDAVILCCGATKPRDLPIEGRQLKGVHFAMEYLTANTRSLLDSQHQDGRFISARDKDVIVIGGGDTGTDCVGTAIRQGCKSVLQLEILPRPLDQRPADNPWPQWPKTFKVDYGQEEAAALSGEDPRKFRITATKFLGDEHGAVRGVRTVLVDWKKDEQGRMVPQPIPGTEHTYPAQLVLLAMGFLGPEDGLIQQLGLDRDARSNVKAEHGKFATNVRGVFVAGDMRRGQSLVVWAINEGRGAARECDRYLMGKTVLP